From a single Sulfolobus sp. E5-1-F genomic region:
- a CDS encoding DUF5591 domain-containing protein yields MSSACEQLYEYLKPDFTRISKKDNIDDLFKHPVVMRWHSYFLENWSSNKEIGLLLPCTVVKPYSRSPTHKIAYATLNKYNLEEKVQVYSVSEPMLLVPKELEECYPFNNYDYPPRLMSKEEKEEFIILLTKPLLKISKLHKRLIGILPKHHYEIVKRSAEISNLKITIYPYGRLAFKTISNVIASISS; encoded by the coding sequence ATGAGCTCTGCATGCGAGCAACTATATGAATATCTTAAGCCTGATTTTACTAGAATATCTAAAAAAGATAATATAGATGATTTATTCAAACACCCAGTAGTAATGAGATGGCATAGTTATTTCCTTGAAAATTGGAGTTCAAATAAGGAAATTGGATTGCTATTACCTTGTACAGTAGTTAAGCCTTATTCACGCTCCCCTACCCACAAAATAGCCTATGCTACATTAAACAAATATAATTTAGAGGAAAAAGTGCAAGTCTATTCAGTATCGGAACCAATGTTATTAGTGCCTAAAGAATTAGAGGAATGTTATCCGTTCAATAATTACGATTATCCACCAAGACTTATGAGTAAAGAGGAGAAAGAAGAATTTATAATATTACTAACTAAACCCCTCTTAAAAATAAGTAAGTTGCACAAGAGGTTAATAGGTATACTACCTAAGCATCACTACGAAATAGTGAAAAGATCAGCTGAAATCTCAAATTTAAAAATAACAATTTACCCATACGGTAGGTTAGCTTTCAAGACCATTTCTAATGTAATAGCGAGCATTTCGTCATAA
- a CDS encoding DNA double-strand break repair nuclease NurA produces the protein MNIDEVIKKINELAIKDIDEKEKINTATNLIFDDITSNNTELKIGLLDEIIDSDHIACAVDGSKYEIELSDVTLILARAVKILGKKKDKKNVPSDIAEDFKIIENYYDKNVISNKSILFMLTLETGLIEKCEECDVIFIDGPIVDPPTYYEEDVEIENILSLDKLALYRSTVLRRLKDKNKLIVGIVKNFSHRILIKEFLNSYPALIKARENYIISNIIYKYRLERSELNKPIFLGWISWDSLINNQTIPDDLKGISKAYIQYKKAFKDSLSIYSIYYQYNITSPIVRIDVLTEKELDLTPIKYLNTWAMQGVREVTLLNKLADELSEINSQDAKKYALLFNLARENYLDINDKLAELMMRKT, from the coding sequence TTGAATATCGATGAGGTAATCAAAAAGATAAATGAACTAGCTATTAAGGATATTGATGAAAAAGAGAAAATAAACACGGCAACTAACCTAATTTTTGACGATATTACTTCAAATAACACAGAACTAAAAATAGGACTACTTGACGAGATTATAGATTCCGATCACATAGCGTGCGCGGTAGACGGAAGTAAATATGAAATAGAGTTAAGTGATGTAACCCTCATCTTGGCTAGAGCTGTGAAAATCTTAGGTAAAAAGAAGGATAAAAAGAATGTTCCCTCTGATATAGCTGAAGATTTCAAGATAATAGAGAATTACTACGACAAGAATGTAATATCCAACAAATCCATCTTATTTATGCTTACTTTAGAAACGGGTCTAATTGAGAAGTGTGAAGAGTGTGACGTGATATTTATCGATGGACCTATTGTAGATCCACCAACATATTATGAAGAGGATGTTGAGATAGAAAATATCTTATCTTTGGATAAGTTAGCACTATATCGTTCTACAGTACTTAGAAGATTAAAGGATAAGAATAAACTAATCGTGGGAATAGTAAAGAACTTCTCCCACAGAATACTGATAAAGGAATTTTTAAACAGTTATCCGGCATTGATAAAGGCAAGGGAGAATTACATAATATCTAATATCATATATAAATATAGGCTCGAAAGGTCTGAGCTTAATAAACCAATTTTTCTAGGATGGATAAGTTGGGATTCGTTAATAAATAATCAGACAATACCAGATGATCTAAAGGGAATCTCAAAGGCTTATATCCAATATAAAAAGGCGTTTAAAGACTCACTCTCAATCTACTCTATATATTACCAGTATAATATAACATCACCAATAGTTAGAATAGATGTGTTAACCGAAAAGGAACTTGACCTCACGCCAATTAAATATCTGAACACATGGGCTATGCAAGGTGTTAGAGAAGTTACGTTATTAAATAAACTAGCTGACGAACTTTCTGAAATAAATTCACAAGATGCAAAAAAATACGCATTATTATTTAACTTAGCTAGAGAAAACTATTTAGATATAAATGATAAGCTAGCAGAACTAATGATGAGAAAGACATAA
- a CDS encoding P-loop NTPase fold protein has translation MSCYKRISETASDSSYIYQIFSCISENPFYINRLRFFKQVKDEIDRISTTKQSPEIISLVADWGQGKSTFLDIIEEYAKSRNINVIKVPFVELLSKTEDLLTFRNNVYLIDEVESSVDYFAEYQSEIKDFWNKVKELANSTGNSIVYLSMTPSAYSKIFGTGGLIYNLFSETYPSLLERIRKVSIENPSKLEFLLMLKCMLNMGNVKDFKILQYMDLPYWVIDQERRKYVRFFNDILCDNLPNVERIFNELARSDKGISLNSEGETIKLDTLARIENEMDSQELSKLYRVLMSRIFTDEKLIIKQLEGHIVKGALIPYLKWIEVFPKGQEYVEDFLLTYYQDDFYIFISDNIENIVYESIDISKIKEDIKKLTIFSKTEAYALSWNFFESIANTNIGGLVVEFKSREIRDKALQFVNTYITDREKELESLEYLLEILGIKIDSVNRTKDYIRFLKIIDKNEKITIILTNPVTEDEIKSLIKEIRESDEIIHGVILIEPQIGKEELSKTLDALSIPLIELKITTPKKRQLLYLLFSKIYGQSRIRLDSIELRLGDLKNSISSLLLKIRDNLNLKQLPIPKNKRLIQSFNWIIFYPSIKMANANEVFDKVNEIINEKFRMYGSKQFHLEDIETSNTFIEDVVTYFHNNYIIKIRANYIDFEDLAGDSLSSFSKLFAGLIKQKFKQEAEDVVFNYIMYYVNPQDIKRKDYKNNPLIFAYQIFNPDKKIGQNPTLDFLVYSSIVSGEVSKYLNKDSIYMKISEQIRKIKEKLDNPYTAYGYFITAKKRGAAVRSLEEMKEVIETYEKSCTENRDIRLCYDYLYLSNIYLELLRETERSVIETDMIVEEIYKKLEVVEKAKRYIKINEKIEEIERVHDIIRELKENFKIHMDKLARRIQEINEKGETEPFKRYLDYLLTTIHVEDNSNLYFILFKLLKDILNGISIVGDELKGTIIEEIVSLSKVGIQLNNIEMIVRELEKISPELPKLKENVERNKQKITQLIQEIKEVLEEYGFS, from the coding sequence GTGAGTTGTTATAAGAGAATAAGCGAGACTGCCTCCGACTCGTCTTACATATATCAAATTTTCTCTTGTATTAGTGAAAATCCATTTTATATTAATAGACTGAGATTTTTCAAGCAAGTTAAGGACGAGATAGACAGAATATCTACGACTAAACAATCCCCAGAAATAATATCCCTTGTGGCCGATTGGGGCCAAGGAAAAAGCACGTTTCTCGACATTATTGAGGAATACGCTAAAAGCAGAAATATTAATGTAATAAAAGTACCTTTTGTAGAACTTTTAAGTAAAACTGAAGATCTATTAACGTTTAGAAACAACGTGTATCTCATTGATGAGGTCGAGAGCTCTGTAGATTATTTTGCAGAATATCAAAGCGAGATAAAGGATTTTTGGAATAAGGTAAAGGAATTAGCCAACTCAACCGGAAATTCAATAGTATATCTTTCCATGACTCCAAGCGCATATTCTAAAATATTTGGAACTGGCGGATTGATTTATAACCTATTTTCAGAGACCTACCCTTCACTCCTTGAAAGAATAAGGAAAGTTAGTATAGAAAATCCGTCTAAATTAGAGTTTCTACTGATGCTAAAATGTATGCTAAATATGGGTAACGTAAAGGACTTCAAAATACTCCAATACATGGATTTACCATACTGGGTAATAGACCAGGAGAGAAGAAAATATGTAAGGTTCTTCAACGATATACTTTGCGATAATCTTCCTAATGTAGAAAGAATTTTCAATGAACTAGCAAGGTCAGATAAAGGGATCAGTCTAAATTCAGAAGGAGAAACAATTAAGCTAGATACGTTGGCAAGAATTGAAAACGAAATGGACTCTCAAGAATTAAGCAAGTTATATAGGGTGCTAATGAGTAGAATATTCACTGACGAAAAATTAATCATAAAACAATTAGAAGGTCATATTGTTAAAGGAGCTCTAATACCATACTTAAAATGGATTGAGGTATTCCCCAAAGGACAAGAATACGTAGAAGATTTCCTTTTAACGTATTATCAAGACGACTTTTACATATTTATATCAGATAATATAGAAAATATAGTATATGAAAGTATAGATATAAGTAAAATAAAGGAGGATATCAAAAAACTAACAATATTCAGTAAAACTGAAGCCTACGCATTATCTTGGAACTTCTTTGAGAGCATAGCGAATACGAACATAGGAGGATTAGTAGTAGAGTTCAAATCTAGAGAAATACGAGATAAGGCTCTACAGTTTGTGAACACATATATTACAGATAGAGAGAAGGAACTCGAATCCCTAGAATATCTTTTGGAGATTTTAGGAATAAAAATAGATAGTGTGAATAGAACCAAAGACTATATAAGGTTTTTAAAAATTATAGATAAAAATGAAAAAATTACAATTATTTTAACAAATCCTGTTACCGAGGATGAGATTAAGAGTCTAATAAAAGAGATTAGAGAAAGCGATGAGATAATTCACGGTGTTATTCTAATAGAGCCTCAAATAGGAAAGGAAGAATTGTCGAAAACTTTAGACGCTCTATCAATACCTTTGATCGAACTAAAAATCACTACACCGAAGAAAAGACAGCTATTATATCTATTATTCTCTAAAATTTATGGACAAAGTAGAATTAGACTGGATTCTATAGAACTAAGACTAGGGGATTTGAAAAATTCGATATCCTCTCTACTATTAAAAATAAGGGATAATCTTAATTTGAAACAACTTCCAATACCTAAAAATAAGAGACTAATACAATCTTTTAATTGGATAATCTTCTACCCTTCAATAAAGATGGCTAACGCTAATGAAGTATTCGACAAGGTAAATGAAATCATTAACGAGAAATTTAGAATGTATGGAAGTAAACAATTTCATTTAGAGGATATAGAAACATCAAACACATTCATTGAAGACGTAGTTACTTACTTCCATAACAATTATATAATAAAGATAAGAGCTAATTACATAGATTTCGAAGACCTGGCTGGAGACTCATTATCGTCGTTTTCTAAGCTATTTGCGGGACTTATTAAGCAAAAATTCAAACAAGAAGCAGAGGATGTCGTATTTAATTATATAATGTACTATGTAAATCCACAAGATATCAAAAGAAAGGATTATAAAAATAATCCTTTGATCTTCGCTTACCAAATTTTTAACCCTGATAAAAAAATTGGGCAAAACCCTACCTTAGACTTCCTAGTCTACTCGTCAATAGTTAGTGGTGAAGTTAGTAAATATTTAAATAAAGACTCAATTTATATGAAAATAAGTGAGCAGATAAGAAAAATAAAGGAAAAACTAGATAATCCATATACAGCTTACGGATACTTCATAACAGCTAAAAAGAGGGGAGCTGCGGTAAGAAGTCTTGAAGAAATGAAAGAGGTCATTGAAACATATGAGAAATCTTGCACTGAAAATAGAGATATAAGGTTATGCTATGATTACCTCTATTTATCGAATATTTATCTGGAATTATTAAGAGAGACTGAAAGATCAGTTATTGAAACAGACATGATCGTGGAGGAAATCTACAAGAAATTAGAAGTTGTAGAAAAAGCTAAGAGATATATTAAGATAAACGAGAAAATAGAGGAAATAGAGAGAGTACACGATATAATTAGAGAACTCAAAGAAAACTTCAAAATACACATGGATAAGCTAGCGAGGAGAATTCAAGAGATAAATGAAAAGGGAGAAACGGAACCTTTCAAAAGATACCTCGATTACTTACTTACCACAATTCATGTTGAAGATAACTCAAACCTTTATTTCATATTATTCAAATTGCTGAAAGATATATTAAATGGAATATCGATAGTCGGAGATGAGTTAAAAGGAACAATAATAGAGGAAATTGTATCGTTAAGTAAAGTCGGTATTCAATTAAATAATATTGAGATGATTGTAAGGGAGTTAGAAAAGATAAGTCCGGAATTACCTAAGTTAAAGGAGAACGTGGAGAGAAACAAGCAAAAGATAACACAACTAATTCAAGAGATAAAGGAGGTTCTAGAAGAATATGGATTTAGCTGA
- a CDS encoding TenA family protein encodes MSIVSNIENLIESVGELWNKYVKHEFVLKMRDGSLPVDIFRYYLIQDGKYVEDMLRALLIASSKGPIDKVTKILNLVFSTRDKGLEIHSRLYSKLSISRDEILKTRYNLINYAYTRHLYYYASLDWNEFLVALAPCMVGYSLIGDYVVESTHELYKTWASFYASDEYKKRVEAILDALNEINITEGLLGIFVDSVRFEISFWEASLRKDPTVY; translated from the coding sequence GTGTCTATAGTGAGTAATATTGAAAATCTTATTGAAAGTGTAGGAGAGTTATGGAACAAGTATGTTAAACATGAATTCGTACTTAAAATGAGAGACGGGTCTCTTCCAGTAGATATTTTTAGATATTACCTTATACAAGATGGGAAATATGTAGAGGATATGCTAAGGGCATTGCTGATTGCCTCTAGCAAAGGTCCAATTGATAAAGTTACCAAGATACTTAATTTGGTTTTTTCTACTCGGGATAAGGGCTTAGAAATTCATAGTAGACTTTATTCTAAACTGAGTATTTCTAGAGATGAGATATTAAAAACTAGATACAATCTAATAAATTATGCGTATACGAGACATTTATACTACTATGCTAGTCTAGATTGGAATGAATTTTTGGTTGCATTGGCTCCATGTATGGTTGGATATAGTTTAATTGGCGATTATGTAGTTGAGTCTACTCACGAACTTTATAAAACATGGGCCTCATTTTATGCTTCAGATGAGTATAAGAAGAGAGTTGAGGCTATTCTTGATGCCTTAAACGAGATAAATATTACTGAAGGTCTTCTAGGTATATTTGTAGATTCTGTAAGGTTCGAGATAAGTTTCTGGGAGGCCTCTTTAAGGAAGGACCCTACGGTGTACTAG
- a CDS encoding slipin family protein: MAISIGDIVGIVFLIIIIIIFIAMSFRVVREWERAVVLRLGRFLRIKGPGIIFLIPFVDRPLIVDLRVNTVEVPPQTILTRDNVTVSVDAVVYYKVVDPQKAVLSVYNYNVAVLNLAQTSLRDIVGQMELDELLSKREEINKRIQEILDVTTEGWGIKVTAVTIRDIRLSQDLLSAMAKQAEAERLRRAKVILSEGERQAASILADASTYYKDNPSALQLRFLETLSDISQRGGLIIVVPAGNEIYPTLGTSAALSTLSKKLQTETK, translated from the coding sequence TTGGCAATTAGTATAGGAGACATAGTAGGCATAGTATTTCTGATCATAATAATAATAATTTTTATTGCAATGTCATTCAGAGTAGTGAGAGAATGGGAGAGAGCCGTTGTACTGAGATTAGGGAGATTTTTAAGAATAAAAGGCCCTGGAATTATATTCCTTATACCCTTTGTTGATAGACCATTAATAGTAGATTTAAGAGTAAATACTGTTGAGGTTCCACCTCAAACTATCTTAACTAGAGATAACGTTACTGTAAGTGTAGACGCAGTAGTATACTATAAAGTGGTTGACCCGCAAAAAGCAGTACTAAGTGTTTACAACTATAATGTAGCAGTGCTGAATTTAGCTCAAACGTCATTAAGGGATATTGTTGGACAAATGGAATTGGACGAGCTATTAAGTAAAAGGGAAGAGATCAATAAGAGAATACAAGAAATTTTAGATGTTACGACTGAAGGGTGGGGAATTAAAGTCACCGCTGTAACTATAAGAGATATTAGATTATCTCAAGATTTACTATCTGCTATGGCGAAGCAAGCTGAGGCAGAGAGATTAAGAAGAGCAAAGGTAATACTAAGTGAAGGTGAAAGGCAAGCTGCAAGTATTTTAGCTGATGCATCCACTTATTATAAGGATAATCCATCGGCATTACAATTGAGGTTTTTAGAAACATTATCAGACATTTCACAAAGAGGAGGTTTAATAATAGTAGTTCCTGCAGGAAATGAAATATATCCTACTCTAGGTACTAGTGCTGCTTTGTCAACTCTCTCAAAAAAGTTACAAACTGAAACTAAGTAG
- a CDS encoding SDR family NAD(P)-dependent oxidoreductase: MGRLDNKKVAIIGVSEGLGYATAYFALKEGAQVCINARNENKLKRMKETLSKYGNIQYVIGDVSSADGARNVIDKCASLLNGIDHLVVTVGGYVEDTIDNFSGLEEMLTNHIKIPLYVINSSLRFLREGSSVVLVSSMSGIAKASPDQLSYAVAKAGLAKEVEVLASELLGRGIRVNGIAPTTISGEFQPERNWKKLRKLGDDMAPPEDFARIIIWLLTDESEWVDGVVIPVHGGARLK; this comes from the coding sequence ATGGGAAGGTTAGATAATAAGAAAGTAGCTATTATAGGTGTAAGTGAAGGTTTAGGTTATGCAACGGCTTATTTTGCATTAAAAGAGGGTGCACAAGTTTGTATAAATGCGAGAAATGAAAATAAGCTAAAGAGAATGAAAGAGACTCTAAGTAAGTATGGTAATATCCAGTACGTAATTGGTGACGTCTCTAGTGCTGACGGTGCTAGGAATGTAATAGATAAGTGCGCGTCTCTCCTTAACGGAATAGACCATCTAGTGGTTACTGTTGGAGGATATGTTGAGGACACAATAGATAATTTTAGTGGATTAGAAGAGATGTTAACTAATCACATAAAAATTCCCCTTTATGTAATCAATTCATCTCTAAGGTTTCTTAGAGAAGGCTCTAGTGTAGTTTTAGTATCATCAATGAGTGGCATTGCTAAAGCCTCACCCGACCAATTATCCTATGCAGTAGCTAAAGCTGGCTTGGCTAAGGAGGTTGAGGTCCTAGCCTCAGAATTGTTAGGGAGGGGGATTAGGGTTAACGGTATTGCTCCAACTACTATAAGTGGAGAATTCCAACCTGAAAGAAATTGGAAGAAACTTAGAAAATTAGGTGATGATATGGCTCCTCCAGAGGATTTCGCAAGGATTATTATTTGGCTTTTAACTGACGAATCGGAATGGGTAGATGGAGTGGTAATACCAGTTCATGGTGGAGCAAGGTTAAAATAG
- a CDS encoding ATP-binding protein, producing the protein MVMEKGEIIGIVLQKSEANELQGLIRADEEINIGQLLLIDDSDKLSLVRVENYEFLNEFFDEKGDIAKSILKEPSIYQILDMNTIIKATLHLIKKYDHNTTPKPGSFVRRLPEIKNEKDLLSFYGIKSKKGLVEYGALAGSEIPLLLDLNAITMHVGVFGETGSGKSYNMRYLIKLLSNIKIGDKITALPMIVVDANGDYIDLASTNLDVVSKGRGWIKRYILKDPKEQNDIKLTIDLSMFTPRELSEFIMSLKYGEASYNTLQLNFLEQVLANHENREYNTLLGTTIGIENLKNEILTMAQNKDIGITTSTARGIASALEIFKNKVISKLQLVSSSASLTESTLEVIWRNRGLAIIDFSAEGSPGIDILTKQLIVSYITRLIFNYLTKSKYNGNQRFLGFVIEEAQNYIPSVDYPVNANLTKDVLVTLATQGRKFGASLILVSQRPAFIDKYVLSMINTFFFHRIYHEDVKYVMSASGGLPESLTRNLTSLETGHVIVSGLMSIMKSPALVRIPWDARLGSYTGNVERIDLILSEG; encoded by the coding sequence ATAGTGATGGAAAAGGGAGAGATAATAGGAATAGTACTGCAGAAAAGCGAAGCAAATGAGTTGCAAGGTCTAATTAGGGCTGACGAGGAAATAAACATAGGACAGTTGTTATTAATTGATGATTCCGATAAACTTTCATTAGTCAGAGTTGAGAACTATGAATTTCTAAATGAATTCTTTGACGAAAAGGGAGATATAGCTAAGTCAATACTAAAAGAACCATCAATATATCAGATTTTAGACATGAACACAATAATAAAGGCTACTTTGCACTTAATAAAAAAATATGATCATAACACTACTCCTAAACCGGGCTCTTTTGTAAGAAGATTACCAGAAATAAAGAATGAGAAAGACCTACTTTCGTTTTATGGTATAAAAAGCAAAAAAGGATTAGTTGAGTATGGGGCTTTGGCAGGTTCTGAAATACCTTTATTGCTAGACCTTAATGCGATAACCATGCATGTAGGAGTTTTTGGGGAAACAGGGAGTGGAAAGAGTTACAATATGAGATATTTAATCAAGCTCCTATCTAACATAAAAATAGGAGATAAAATTACAGCCTTACCAATGATTGTAGTTGACGCAAACGGAGACTACATAGATTTAGCTTCAACAAATCTTGACGTAGTATCTAAGGGAAGGGGTTGGATAAAGAGATATATACTAAAGGATCCTAAGGAACAAAATGACATTAAGCTTACAATAGATTTGTCCATGTTCACGCCTAGAGAATTATCTGAATTCATTATGTCTCTAAAATATGGAGAGGCTTCATATAATACCTTACAGCTAAATTTCCTAGAGCAAGTTCTAGCAAATCACGAGAATAGGGAATATAATACACTTTTAGGAACTACGATAGGAATCGAGAACCTAAAAAATGAGATTCTTACTATGGCTCAAAATAAAGATATCGGAATAACAACGAGCACAGCTAGAGGAATCGCGAGTGCATTAGAAATATTCAAAAACAAGGTGATTAGCAAGCTACAACTGGTTAGCTCTTCTGCCTCTTTAACTGAAAGTACACTAGAAGTAATTTGGAGAAATAGAGGTTTGGCAATCATAGACTTCTCAGCTGAGGGTTCACCCGGTATAGATATCCTTACAAAACAACTCATCGTGAGTTACATAACTAGATTGATCTTCAATTATCTTACAAAATCCAAATATAACGGCAATCAAAGATTTTTGGGATTTGTAATAGAAGAGGCACAAAACTACATACCTTCTGTTGATTATCCAGTAAACGCCAATTTAACAAAAGACGTATTGGTAACATTGGCAACTCAAGGAAGGAAATTTGGAGCTTCTTTAATTCTGGTAAGTCAAAGACCAGCATTTATAGATAAATACGTATTATCTATGATTAACACCTTCTTCTTTCATAGAATATATCACGAGGACGTAAAGTATGTGATGTCTGCTTCAGGTGGTTTACCAGAATCGTTAACTAGAAATTTAACGTCATTAGAGACTGGGCACGTAATAGTAAGTGGGCTTATGTCAATAATGAAAAGTCCAGCATTGGTAAGAATACCATGGGATGCTAGGTTGGGGTCATACACTGGAAACGTGGAAAGAATTGATTTAATTTTAAGCGAAGGGTGA
- a CDS encoding thioredoxin domain-containing protein → MNERLRNSQSGYLRKAINHPINWYTWSNEIFEIAKKEDKPILIDVGAAWCHWCNVMDEDTYSNPEIVKIVNENFIPVKVDRDEMPDLDRLLQNTAMAITGESGWPLTIFMTPEGKVFFGGTYFPPEDRYGRIGFKTLLIEILRIWREDRNQILSSSIDPNTLIPRNSGGVLSSSILDDAFSYITSYFDIEYGGLGFGAKFPHPFVDLLFLNYSATRGDDLGKKLGLFTLRKMYYGGIFDQVGGGFHRYTVDREWKLPHFEKLLIDNAELIYDYFTYYTATSDIEILDALRNSVDFVLRELYIDGKGFANSLDADSEGIEGKYYTWTEDELKDALGSDYSIAIRIFDLKNTVEVEGRKVLLRTTELRDLSRVTGFQVNETIKKINEIRAKLLTYREQNRKMPYRDDNTYTYPNARLAESMLYSSLILNEGIKEAKLVLSKLGKTVSRRLDGGRAGLPEDYAAVLLAIISAYEVLGEEKYYDLAIELGRNIESIKPNNFTDMPNESANSMYIKALFKLSLLSDEFKVDEGKIKPLIPSTTAENSQFIAGIINTISSYINNSMAHVVIVDEKDGLAERLHKVALLTYYPFKLVERIDDSRTDYVSSVIRAMIKYNAGKSRAYVCIGNTCSMPVSEDEKVKQLLKTKL, encoded by the coding sequence ATGAATGAGAGATTAAGGAATTCTCAAAGTGGCTATTTGAGGAAAGCAATAAATCATCCAATAAATTGGTATACTTGGTCTAATGAAATATTTGAAATTGCGAAAAAGGAAGATAAGCCGATACTTATTGATGTAGGTGCTGCTTGGTGTCATTGGTGTAATGTTATGGATGAAGATACCTATTCAAACCCAGAAATAGTTAAGATAGTTAACGAGAATTTCATTCCAGTTAAAGTTGATCGAGATGAAATGCCTGATCTGGATAGACTATTACAAAACACAGCCATGGCAATAACAGGTGAGTCTGGGTGGCCTTTAACTATATTCATGACACCAGAGGGAAAGGTTTTCTTTGGCGGAACTTACTTTCCTCCGGAGGATAGGTACGGAAGAATAGGCTTTAAGACATTATTGATAGAGATTTTGAGAATATGGAGAGAAGATAGAAATCAAATATTATCATCTTCAATAGACCCTAATACACTAATTCCTAGAAATAGTGGCGGAGTTCTAAGTTCAAGTATTTTAGATGACGCGTTTTCTTATATAACATCCTACTTTGATATTGAATATGGTGGATTAGGGTTTGGAGCTAAATTTCCACATCCTTTTGTGGACTTACTATTCCTCAACTATAGTGCTACCAGGGGAGATGATTTAGGTAAGAAACTTGGTCTATTTACCTTAAGGAAAATGTATTATGGTGGGATTTTTGATCAAGTTGGTGGGGGATTTCATAGATATACTGTTGACAGAGAATGGAAATTACCTCATTTTGAGAAACTACTTATAGATAATGCTGAATTGATTTATGATTATTTTACTTATTATACTGCAACTAGTGACATAGAAATTCTAGATGCCTTACGAAATTCAGTTGATTTTGTTTTAAGAGAACTGTACATAGATGGGAAAGGTTTTGCTAATAGCTTGGATGCAGATAGTGAAGGCATAGAGGGCAAATATTATACGTGGACTGAGGATGAGCTTAAAGATGCGTTAGGAAGTGATTACAGTATCGCGATTAGAATATTCGACCTTAAAAATACTGTAGAAGTTGAGGGCAGAAAAGTTCTATTGAGAACAACTGAACTTAGGGACCTATCTAGGGTAACTGGTTTTCAAGTAAACGAAACAATAAAGAAGATAAATGAGATAAGGGCTAAATTATTGACATATAGAGAGCAAAATAGAAAAATGCCATATAGAGATGATAATACATACACTTATCCTAACGCAAGACTAGCAGAATCCATGCTGTATTCCTCATTAATTTTAAACGAGGGTATTAAGGAGGCTAAGCTTGTTCTGAGTAAGTTAGGAAAAACTGTTAGTAGAAGATTAGATGGCGGAAGAGCTGGATTACCAGAAGACTATGCCGCAGTACTTTTAGCAATTATTTCCGCATATGAGGTATTAGGTGAAGAAAAGTATTATGATTTAGCAATTGAACTTGGTAGAAATATTGAGAGCATTAAGCCTAACAATTTTACCGATATGCCTAATGAGTCTGCAAATTCAATGTACATTAAGGCATTATTCAAGTTATCTCTATTATCTGACGAGTTTAAAGTTGATGAAGGAAAAATTAAACCTCTAATTCCCTCTACAACAGCTGAAAATTCTCAATTTATTGCCGGTATAATTAATACTATCTCAAGCTATATTAATAATAGTATGGCTCATGTAGTAATTGTTGATGAGAAGGATGGACTAGCGGAAAGATTACATAAAGTTGCTTTACTTACATATTATCCCTTTAAATTAGTTGAAAGGATAGATGATAGCAGAACTGATTACGTTAGTTCAGTAATAAGAGCGATGATTAAATATAATGCGGGAAAGAGTAGGGCATATGTGTGCATAGGCAATACGTGCAGTATGCCGGTAAGTGAAGATGAAAAGGTTAAACAATTACTTAAAACCAAGCTTTAA